The genomic stretch CCGACATTCGAGGATATGGAATCACGTGAAGTACTGAATGCGCAGAAAGAAATGGTGAGCAACCATTTGCAAAAGGAAAATACGGAATTTTCCTACATCTATGATTTTGGCGATAATTGGAAGCACACAATTAAGTTAGAGAAAATAGATTCTTCAGCTTCTGAGCTAATCTCTCCCATTTGTTTGGGCGGGGAGCGCAGCTGCCCTCAGGAGGATGTTGGTGGCGTGTGGGGTTATCAAAATATGATGGATGCGCTGCTTACTCCGAATCATCCGGAACATGACGAATTTAAAGAATGGCTGAAAGAAGGATATGATCCTGAGACTTTTCACTGTGACGAAGTTAATGACAAGCTTCGCGAGCGGAGAAACAAGCTAATACCGAAATCACTCATTCCACAAGCCGAGGAAAAAATACCTGTAAAGCTGACCAAGACGTCTCTGAACAAGTATCTGAAGAGCATGAGCCAGGAACAGTTGAAGGAACTTGTAAAAGAATGCTTTGGCGTTAGCAAAGAAATCGAACGGTTCCTCTTCGTCAAAATTTTAGGGGAAGAAGCGGTGGAGTCGCTATTCCTTGAATATCGCAAAAAAATCGAACATCAATTTTTTCCTCAGCGCGGCCACGGAAAGCTAAAGCTGCAGGAAGCGAAGAAGGCAATATCCGAATTCAAAAAACTGACGGGCAGCGAGAAATATAGTTTTGAGCTAAAGCTATTCTACGTCGAGATGGGCGTTTCTTTTACCCTTACCTATGGCGATATCGACGAGCGGTTTTACGAAAGCATGGAATCGATGTATGAAGATGTGGTTCAGACGGTGAATTTTGATGATACTGCCGAGCTGTTTGAAGAATACGAGAAACGAATTGGCACGATAGTGTCGGATACGGATGGAATCGGTTGGGGATTTCACGATACTTTGTCCTATTTGTACGAGCAAATAAGATGGATTTAATGACTTTTAATAAAACTTCTTGAAAGGCGGAGCGTGTACATAGGTGTGAAACAAATTGACCATGGCAAGCTGCCGCCCTCATCGCTGAGCATAATCGCACCGATCTCCAGTATGTCTGCAAGGTGCCGATGGCTTTTTAAGACTGTGAGTTGTCGTGAAACGTATATTTGATATATTCGAGATGTACTACATTTATAATTTGTTGCATTATAGGGAAAAGAAGGGGATTGTGAAACGGTGTCGAATCTACATCTTAAGTCCTAGTCCCCTAATAACCGAGCAGTTCAAATAATGGTTCTATGTTGTCCGTATATTTACTAAAATCAAACCGATAATATTTTGTGCATATTTGTGTACTTAATAATCGGTTTTTAGTTGTGTTATGAATTTCTCAGAGTTAGAACGTTTGTTTGCCGACAATATTGTGAAAAGTAGGATCTATAATTAAATTAAGATGTGATACTGGTCTCGGGAGTGATTTCATGAAGAAGTATTTACTTTGTGACATTGATAAGCAATGCTCGATTTACAGTTCATCGCTTCAACGCATACGAAAACAAGCTGCTTGGTACTTTCAGGTTTTCGCAATTGGAACCCATGATGAATCTAGCCAAGATGGTAAGCGACATGAAGAAGGAATTCTGCGATGGTTTCATAGGAGGATGACAAACGGCCTGCTTGAAGGTGTGAATTTTACCTATCCAGTAGAGCGGAAAACCTTCTTTTTTATGTTCGCAATGACTTCCATTTTGACGAGCAACGGATGTCCCTTTTTATTTTTAGAAAGCGCGACAAGCGCTCGGTTTTTGTCAGTGCCACGTTCACGATTGCCATTCTTAGTCGGAGCGTGGATGTGAAAATCTTCAATCTTCACAAGGTCTGAGAGCGTGTATTGTGCATCTCGGTCCGCCATTGCTTTAAGGATATTATGCATCATCGAGCATACCGTTTGATAACTGATTTTCAGATCATTTACAATCAACGTTGCTGATACAATACTCTTATCATGAGCAACTAAAAAGATCGCTGCATATCAAATCGTTAAGTCGAAGCGGTCTTCTCAAACATAGTACCAACGGTAAAATATTCATAAAGCGGGTTGTTACGTGTCATTATGGAATAGTAATCCTTATCTGTAAGAAACTTATTTTTAAATTGTGTGAAAGTAATAGCAGATTATTTAGCTAAAGTACTCACGATGCGAACGTGTTTTTTTTTTTTTTTTATTGCACCAAACATTCGTTCATATATCTAGCGGATCCTGAGCTAATTGGAGAGCCATATAAATGCTCAATAAGGAATGGCAAAATAGGCTGATGCAGAGCGTTTATGCAGTTGAATAGACAGGATGCTATAATGAAAGGTGAATTTTTTGTGAAGTAAAAGGAACTCATTTTATATTATCAATATTATATGTGTATCTTTTCTTTTACTACGTTATCTTTGCTGGAGAATGTTATCCAGCAAAGATGGTTTATGTTATAATAAAATTATACGAATGTACATTCTCATTATTGAGCTAATAACATTAGGGGGATCTTTACATATGAAATATGGGCAACATGAAACATTTCATTTACGTTTAAATTGGTTACGTAAAGGGATTAAGATGATTCAGTCCAATCCAAGGTTTTTCTTTGAAAAAGACGCGGCTGAAATAATAGGACTCGGTAAAAACATGGTTCAATCATTACGGTTTTGGTTAACAGCTACCAATATTGCTATGGAGTTGAAAAACGAAGAAAATAAGAGTAT from Paenibacillus sp. FSL H8-0548 encodes the following:
- a CDS encoding DUF6155 family protein; this translates as MIYICKIELDDIAPSIWRQFQFHPEITFHQLHKLIQVMMGWEDYHLYEFHICGQAIGLPNPTFEDMESREVLNAQKEMVSNHLQKENTEFSYIYDFGDNWKHTIKLEKIDSSASELISPICLGGERSCPQEDVGGVWGYQNMMDALLTPNHPEHDEFKEWLKEGYDPETFHCDEVNDKLRERRNKLIPKSLIPQAEEKIPVKLTKTSLNKYLKSMSQEQLKELVKECFGVSKEIERFLFVKILGEEAVESLFLEYRKKIEHQFFPQRGHGKLKLQEAKKAISEFKKLTGSEKYSFELKLFYVEMGVSFTLTYGDIDERFYESMESMYEDVVQTVNFDDTAELFEEYEKRIGTIVSDTDGIGWGFHDTLSYLYEQIRWI
- a CDS encoding transposase, which codes for MKKYLLCDIDKQCSIYSSSLQRIRKQAAWYFQVFAIGTHDESSQDGKRHEEGILRWFHRRMTNGLLEGVNFTYPVERKTFFFMFAMTSILTSNGCPFLFLESATSARFLSVPRSRLPFLVGAWM